One Coffea eugenioides isolate CCC68of chromosome 2, Ceug_1.0, whole genome shotgun sequence genomic window, taaaaaaaaataattgaaaaatatatcataaatatatttttaaaaagtttttttcATGAAAACTCAAAATCCAAACGCCCTCTTAACTTGAACACGAATTCTTTAATAGACTTGAACACGAATTCTTTAATAGAATCTGCCTACTTCTAATGGCAATCTCTCTTAATGGGCAACTCTTACGATTaaccaaaaatatatacatatcaACAAGGACAAAAACGAGGACGCAAGAAAGCACATACATAAATGACAGCGGCGGGGGTCGGTTTGTGACATAGACCAACCTTATTATTGAATTGAACAACGAACAATGAACAATGAacatggaggaggaggaggggtgGAGGACCAACACCACCGTTACAATAAATTCATTATgttgtatgtatgtatgtatgattAATATTGTTCAATGGTCTGTCTGTCCTCATTCCTCATTAATGGAGTCGATTCTTTGACTCTCTGACTGGATCTTGTGTGGACTGTCAGACTTGTCAAATTTATTGTTATGTTTGTTGAAGGAAGATGAATGAGGTTTGGAGTTACTATACTACCAACACCATCAACAACTCAACCTCTCTATCTGTAGGACAAGGATCAGCAACATGTATACAGTTGCAGAAAATTTTGGGGTACCACTTCTTCTTCCTTCAACTGTCTGTCCATCCATCTTACTTCTTGTTTTCTAGCATGCATCTCGCTTCCCTACTTCCTTGGCCACCACTTCCACATATATAAAGTTGTAAACTAACCCCACCTTACCTATCTAGTTGTGTCCTACTCTACCCGTCCATCTCATCCCCTCAAGAACACACACACTCTATCACACACACAGAGAGAAAGACTCACAGAGAGAAACAATCAATATGGTAACTCTCAGAGGGCATATTGTACGTTTGTGACACAAACTGACATTTGACTGGAGGCAGGAATCCCGTGATTCCTATTATTACCTCAACTAGATGTTGACACACTGGCCATAGATGCAAATGCAATCACTCCATTTTTGCACCGCTAACATTCTTGTCTGCTGTTTCCAGATTCTTCTTCAATGCTCGCTTGAAGCTACATTCATGGGAATGTACATAATTCAGCACCAACTTTTGCGGTTGTTAAATGCGATTTTTGAAATATACAAGAAGTTTTCAAGAAATCAATCTCTTTGACAAAGTTAACTACAGCTTCATTTTAGAGGTTTGATTAGTTCCGGTTCGCATCCTTCAACTATACCACGGATTCCCAATTTGATCCCTCAGCTTAAACGAGGGGAGGAAAGTGGGATAAAATTTATACTTGAGGgattaaaatgaaataaattttatatgTTAAGGATtaaggttccgtttgataaaactgaatctgaattctgaagtctgaattctgaaatctgaaatttgaaatctgaacactgaaacaattaatttgctgaattttaagcactgaaaacaATATATGAGTGTCTAAATTTTAATactaaacctatttatactgtttgatgaATATTTAtagctgaatgcttaataagtttaatttcaCAATTTTGTCcttatatcctttcattcaaaaaagaaatagaatctattatttaattagtttaaaattgttaggtatgaaaatgataatatttatttttaaatcaaattaatataaaagatgaaatatattatatgaggagtatggagaacatgtgaaagtcattaaaaagggagaaaagagaaactaaaaatcgtcaaatagagaatattaggttgtttaattagataagaattttgaacataattaacaaacaatggtagatttggtagataagataaggtagttgaagtaattctattgattcttatcagaattaagcattcagttaggattcttgtgctgaaaaaaatacacacaggttcaacactgcttaacaagttcagcaaatagattttcatttatcaaacactcaaaacatctgaatgtctgaaaaaattcagattcaacacttttttatgttatcaaacagaccctaaaGTGGAACAAATTTGATACTTTAGGAACTATTTAATGTTCCCACTTTGAATTTTAGGGAGGGATCAAAGTGTAAATTTAGGTATAATAGAAAGAAtgcaaagtgaaattaaccctaaTTTTAGATATTAAGGAACATTAACCTTCATTTTATACTTAAGCACATGCACTTATTGGGATGTGGAACTCatataatttttgaataaaagcaaaaagattaatctttcatACACACCGACCGACAGTACTATTGAAAAGAATAATCCAAAAAGTAAAAGCCGTATACATAGTAAATTGCGTTTGCCCTTCAGCCCCTCCCTTCTTCTACCTTTATTTATGCAGATTTTGCAGTTCAACCATCAAAACGACGGACAAgtctattttcatttttagctTTATATGAAAAGCGGACCCCTTAACATGGAAAGAGACGATCGACATGTCCTACAGTAATCTGGCAAGAAAATGGACAAATCCAACTTAGCACTCCCAGGGTATATAATGTTACTAGTAATTGATTGATCATCAAATCTGGACATTGTCTGACAATTGCTGTTTATAAAAATAGACACCGCAAAAAATGAAAGGTCGGTCGATACTTGATGGCTTGACACGAAATTGGATTCGAATTACTTACTGGAAAATGGGAACCTATCCACTTATATCCATGtaattacccaaaaaaaaaaaaaaagatttacaTGATTATTTATCTTCTCTATAGGAACTATCACCCTCAATCAGATGCCAATAATATTACAAAACAGTCATTTATTCATTTGCTTATTTGTGGATAGAAACAACCATTTTGGGAAATCGGAATGAATTGATGATATCAAACCTACTGATAAATCTATATGCACCCTCTACCACGACCTTTTCACTTCTCATCAGTGGTTATATTCCGGATATAAAGCCATGCTTGAGTATATGATTCTTACAAAATTGGGAATTCATAATatcaacccttttttttttttatcgaaaaCATAACTTAAAATGAAAAgatttgaaaaaagaaatgaagtGAGTTGTACAAATTAATCAGTATCTGAacactttatttgttttccagAATAAAATTGAGTTATTGAggtgaattttttaaaataggTGCCCGCTTCACCTAAATTACACTTAACGTATCATGTGAATGTATACATTCAAATTTATTGCACCTTGAACTTAGTTAGACTCTTTCTCGAATTAGTTTtacttttatcaaaaaaaaattaataccaAAAGTCCTTGTTAGCTGGGCACTCCATAGCCAAACCCTATTAAGATTACTATGCTGCGCTAATCTTTGAATTTTTCCCtagatttgttttctttttctcaccaGGAAAAAGTGTAAAGTGTTGTGACTTGCACGGGACATTTCTGGGCGATGGACCAATGGGATTCCTAAACAATATTGGGTTTTAAACTACAAGCAGACCCCTTGAAGTCAAAGAAATCCCAAGCCCAAAAACGTACGATAGGCTCATACACTGATCCAGGAAAGAAAGATTTGAAAGATGGACTTTGCCACAAAAGagtggccaaaaaaaaaaaagaaatccgtCTGAATTAACTGTTTTtcgaggtatttttaaaatattttactgtagtAGTGTATATGACAAATTTTTACTATGAatgttttttgaaatatttgatatattatatggacgagatattttttgaattgtttttgtttgtgtattactataacattgtatttgaaaaacttcttttgaaaaataagctaatccaaacggaggaATTCAATATAATAATTCTCAGTATTGCTCAACATAAGCAACATTCTTGAATCTGTATATGTCCATCCTCTTGCTTccgaaaaaaagaaataaggacaatttcagaaacctccctcgaggtttctaacaatttcatttaGTGTTTTTGAGATTTTCaatattacacttacctcctTTGACCCTATAAAATGACCATAACAACCTAAACATAGTACTATTTTTCATGCAATTAAACAATCCGCTTTTAATCTTGTGCATATGAATGCATCACACAAATGGACATTTAATGAAAACAAAAGCATGATTCACCCATGAAATAAACCAATCATGTCCTAAACACAATTTTAACATATTACAAATTAGTTTTAGCTTTGATTGGAGGATCTCGAGATAAACAGAAGAAGATGTAAGCTGAAGGGTTAAAAAGAATGGGGCTCGTGTTTGGACTTCAACATTTGAGGGATAAAATATTATACTAATGCAGTTGATGAAATGTTCAAGTTTAATAATACTGATTTTAACTTAGATTAAGGTTTTAGAATTTAAGGACCGATGGTGTGGTGATCATGCTGATAATAGTACTACTTTGAAATATAGGAATATAAAAGGTTTAATATAATATAGATGATAGTTGAAATTAAGCTTGAGATTTCATGcatgttcctttttttttttaagaattttatAAAAAGGTAAAATAAATTTCACAATTTTATGAGGACATTTTGAattattcattcaaaattttgaacatTGAATGGTTATTGTTACCAAAATGAtaaactcaagggaggtatatgtaattttaaaAACTTCAAGGAAACTAgatgaaattgtcaaaaacctcaagtgagtttctgaaattatccaaGAGAAATAACAGCAAGGCACAAAGATAAGAGAAAAACAAACTATGCATTCTTTAGAGGGTCATCTAATCTCCAACAAAGCCTTGTGAGCAACAAATTGTGAAATTTTACGCATTTCGAGTAGTCATCCACAAAGTATATAGTTTGCACAGACAGAAGTTGAACAAGCAAGCTGTCAGCTTTAAGCTGAGTTGCGAAGGGGACTGAGGTAGGATAACATAACACAGGCAAAAAGCTGTACATGGCTGTGCTGAAATACTGAGAAATATATTTTCAGGCAGATAACTGGACAGCATATGCTTTAATTTTGTTGGCAATTTAGCCAAGGTGAAGGACATCATTTTACGGGGACAAGTCATCTTCGGGACTCATTTTCAGATAACTTGTCTCTGAGATCCTTGAGGGCATCCACTACCTCTGCATCAAGATTGTGCTTCAGCAATTTACCTTGCATGGAAGTCGATCTGCACAggaatgtaaaacattaaaagcTTAATGTTAACAGAACGCCAACCTCCCTCATGTTTTGGGTCTAACCACAGCCACGAAGAGAATCATACAGCAGTAAAGATATGGATTTTATGAAACAGTATGAAAGATCAAAGCCTCCCCTGGCCCCTATGGGCAGATGATGAAAAGACAAACTTAATATAAAGTGGGGAATGTTCACTAACTCCAGATTGGTCGGGCAAAAAATTAAGGTCTGAAAAAAGATGACAAAGTAGCCAGCCTTGCCATCAGTCATCTTGCCTATTTGGCTTTGGGGCATACCATGGTGTCAGAGTTGATAGCTTACTTAATAATAAGTACTTCACAGGAATAAGAGCTACACCAGCATTATGGGAAGGGAGCATCCCCTGCCCATCCAGTTATTTCCATAAACTGCAGAAGTGAAAGCATCTGTCCGCGGTTCATTTGCTCGCATGAAGAGGCAAAGAAAGTAGCTAGTTCTATCAATTATAAAAAGGAATGGGGGGTTTACAGACTTTACATTGTGCAAACACAATTCAACCATAAAGAAAAccccttcccccccccccacacACAATTGCCAAGATCAGCTGTTAAAAGCTCTATCTCCAAAACTTTTATAGCATTATACTAATGTCCTATGGCCTtgagtaatttcactccatttaacTTATTCAAGTATCAATGGATTAAATGTCCGGATTTACCCATACGTAACTATATCCAGAATGGGGGGTTGAAAATGACAGAGAAGGATGGGcaagccaaaagaaaaagaaagaattgaTGAGATCACACAGAGCAAGAATTGTACCTATGTTCACGGAGCATCATCTCCATCTCTTTTTGCGAAGCTTTTATCTGCATTAGTCTTAAAGCATCAAAAACTTGAGCAAAGAATGAGCGAAAAACTAACTAATGGTTATGAATATCTATCTAACCTAGAAGTCCAACTTCATGCCAAATGCACACTGTCTGAAAGTTTAAAATCTATCTAAATCGTGATTATACTAAATATTGTTCAGTCTAAATACACATCAATCCCAGCCACACCACCAAAACAAGggcaaaaagaaaacagaaggAAATCAATAATCTCTCAGCAATAAGATGcaaatcaagaaaattttcagcttgCCACAAAATTAATCAAGGAGAAACCTGCAATTTGTTAAGTTTGCAAGGACAGACCAGGAATTTTCACTGAACCAAAAAATCAAAGTCATACTGCATATGAAGTCACTCATCACTGAGTAAATTAAGATTTTAAACCCCGATCCCCAACTCtccacaaaaagaaaaaatggataTCTAGAAAACCTACAATGACATCATACTGACTCCCATTCGATTATCATGCTAAAGCACCATATGCCTcaatattcctttggaattttaCCTCAGACACCAAAGCCTTGCTACTCCATACAAAAGCTCCCTAATGAAGATATTAAAACCAGTATCAGTTTTAAATTTGGCAACAACTGTATAACAGGATTACTAATCTACAAGTTAAGGGCATACTGCTCCATATGCAGCATGCTGCTGAGAACGATCTGATGTGACAACCCAAACTTTTGGACAGCCATCCTCTCTCAAAGCTACAACCTAATCATGTGACAGAAATATCAGAAGATCAATGCAAATGGTAACTTTACAGAAAGAAACAGTTTCTACTAAGAAAGTAAGATGATCACAAAATTGTCATGTATGTGAAACTATGACAGCCAAATGACAACAGAAACTGCACATAACATGTCACCAAATTGCAATAATAACAAGAAGGTGCAGCAAATAGAACTGCTACACACCCTGACAGGCTGCACAAGTATATTGTCTTTGCTATGAAGCAGAAGCTAGGAGATCACAGTTACACTTTCAAAAGCAGAATGCACTGCCACAATCTCAACTAAGACCACAACCCTAGCCCAAAATTATTGAATAAATACCTAGTCATTGGAGTAAAAGACAAATTATGTTAAAAGAGTGAGAAACTGAAAAACAGTAGAAGCAAATGTAAGATTTTGGAACTCAAAGATGAAGTTTTTCTCGTTTTAGTTCATTGCCTAACAGTCATAAGCTATGACTTCTATTCTTGCATGCTACTCCTAGTCCTGGGCAAACTAAACAAGTTATATTTACGTAAAAGATCAAAGAAGGGACAGGAGGTGGATAGAGTtcttaagtttaaaattagcaaaATTGATGAACTAATTTTGAGATAACAACTAGAATCACATTCATTTCATCACCTGGAACTTTAGCCTGAGCTAGCCAGTCCATCCGGTGGAGATTCTTACTTCTAGAACACATTTCATTAAGCAGTAGTGAACGAAGAATTTCTAGAACCATATTGAGAAATTACACAGGAAAGAGAGTCGTGTAAATGATTAACCTGACTCAAGTGGCAAGATAAGATGTACCTCTTTCTCAATCCAAGCATCAGCACAGGTTTCACTCGAATACACCATGTCAATGCTGCAATTTCACAACTTTTAAGGTTATGAAAACTTCTATCATGCTTATCAAGCAAAGAACCGCTAATGTTCAATATAGACAACTGAGGCTAAAAATGGATTTGAAACACAAAGAAACTTGAGACACCATTAAAAGAGAATACTTTTCACACAAGTTTTTCCATCTTCCTCTCAAAGAGAATTATAAGCAACTAACCTTGCATCACCAAAATGAACATATAGATCTATTGGCAAGAATGATAGttaaatgattttctatttTACGTCAACTGTAATATATTGACATACATAACTTCAAGAAAACAATATATACAAATTCTGTTAGTGAATGCTTATGGGCATATTGAGGACTGAAAAAACCAATGATTAGTTGCAGAACCACTATTCAATGTGTTGTTGAACAATAAGAATGATGTGACTGGAGCCAACCAACACTGCTATTCATTAGTGCTTGACCAACAGAAATGTGTCATAAGACTAATTTGCTGAACTCATTCTTAGATGACTCCACTAAGGAGAACAGATGTACTCTAAAGATTCCTATAGACAAATAGTCTCAGGAAATTATAGGCAGATACTTGCACTCCGATGCTTTGCAAAGAATATACATTGTGACAGAACAACAAAAAGTTCTTGTAATCCAGAATAATAACTAATAGATAATATTAAATTGAATGGGCATACTGATGTATAAACACAACAAAGACGTAGGAAAAAGAAGTTACCCAGCAAAACTCTCTTTATGTGTTGGCAGCCCTGACATCATGGCATCAAATACAACCACCACTTTCACCTCTGCAAATGTATACAAAGCTATAATGAGTTTCAACAGCAACATGATATTTAACAAATGCTGTATCCTATTGCATTTAAGAAAGCGTCCATGCGAAAGGACCTGCAATTCgttataaaatataatatttttagaaaCGTTCTAGATAGAAACCAAATCCAATggcaatttttctctttttggaGCAAATGTACAAATCAGAAAACCTTTAAAAATCACTAGAACTCAACTTACGTGATAAAAGAAATGGAGATTCCCAATCTAAATATACAAAATTCTTTTAGGCACAAATATTAAACAGAGTAAATAAACTGATATAGGGTAAAAAATCCATAGACAAGAGTGCTGAAGAGCCATTATTTGAGAAAAAGTATGAAACTAAGAAAAAACTCCCCCCAAATTATTAATATGCAGCCAAGAATAGTCTAACAACAATATTTTGAAACTTATTAGGGCCAAACAAAATTTAGGACGAAAATGAGTCAATAAAAGCATAccatgcaaaagaaaaaattaatttcaaaaatctacaCAAACAAGAGCAGAGCAGAATCCACCTTAGATTGATTAAGCTCGGTCATAATTATCAAAAGAAAGAGAACAGGAGACCCTAATCATACTACTTGAAACTTTAATAATAGAGTCCACACAACGTAATACTACCAAAGGAGAAAATGCACAAACCTCTTAGCGTGCTAAATGTAATCAGTTCATCAACAAGCTTTTGCCGAGCAATGTCTAATCTGCCAGTTGTGAAATGCTTCTTCAATTTTGGCCAATATCCACAGACATTATAGCCATCCACAAGCAAAACAGGAACTGCTGTTTCTATGCCTTGGTTTGTGCTATTATAGAAATAAACAATTCAAAGAATTTCAAAATAGATCCAAAAAGCAACCTAGTATAACCTATGTTACTCAGACTCAGCTACCAAGTCCTATCAACATGGCTACTGTAGTGCAAAATGAAGAGTCGGACAGATACAGCAGGGCAAAGTGAAGAGTCCAAGTAACATAGAGTATAACAAATGATACCCAAGAAGACCTGGAAAATGAATTACTAGTAAAGGCTCAAAGTAGGATCACGATAAAGTTCTGTTTCTTCTTCTAAAATCTCCTCTTTCTCTGCCCTCTTTCTGCGGTAACTAGTTGCAGGCTTAGGTGTGTTTGATTTTCTCTTTTGGAACTCCTACAACAGTATTTTAACAAGAAAATCAATATCAGTAACCATAAATAGTCCCCAATATAGCCAGCATGAAGCTAAGGTGTTAAATTACCTTCCATAGTCTTAAGAACTGTAAATTCTGCTTCAAGTTTGTTGTGATTCTTGGAGGTGGCATCTCAGAGCCCTGTTACAAGCAAGATTCTTAGAGTTAAAGGTGCACACATGGATAGTTTAATGAATATTGTTCACAAGACCTTTCCAGGATCTTAAGACAAACTCTGAAGAAACCAAGGGTTTTCTCTTGTTTAAAAGCAACGCCCAGAAgacaccaaaaagaaaaaatcacatTAACTGACTGAAAAGAATAGATATATGATGGGCAGCTCCAAATGAGGGAGATCTGTGGCTTCTTCACATTGGCCTTCACACGGTTCAGAATTTCTTTGGAAGGGAATTTTGGTCTAGATATGGATAATTATACTTTTCTCTACACCCTCTCTTCCTCTTCATTTTGCTCACAAACTTGATGCTAACAAGAAGGTTTAGGTAGATATTAGGTATCACATTGCCTAGAAAGTTTAGTATTTAGGGATATGACAAGAATGTTAAGTGAAAGTACATGGAAATGCCATACAGTTAAATGCACGTGAATATGTTTATTTCATTACATGCGTTATGCACCTTAAGTAAGACGACCTTAGATGTATCAAAGATAACCAAGTGGTTGAAATGCGTTATTGAAATGTTGCTACATCAACAAGATGGAAGTGAGTCCATCCTTTGATACTGGCTTCTTCCTTCTCTCTCCAATTTTGGCTCATTCACGTCGTTCTGTTCTGATTCACCAACTCCTATTTTTCCTACTTCTATTCCTTTTCCATATCATTGAAGGAAACTCACGTTTCCGAAACAGAATTTTTTCATCCAACAAGGATCCTGTATCATCTTTCACATTATCCATGTTAACATGGAGAAAAAAGGATCACATATGTAAGATGATTTATCTCTAAGTGCTACAAGGTATTATTTTGACCTCTCATATTTCTTCATTAATGGTTTTAGTGCAGTTCTCTTATTCAATTATAACAAGCCTACAGTTCAAAGAAAATTCGCATCATccctttttttccttcccttttttggCATTTCATGATCAGTTGCTTGATATTTAAAGAGAAGTTTCCCCATTTTTTTAAGTATATATCAATCTTCAGACTCATTTCTGAGTTGGGAAATGGCAGCTATTAATATTTTGTTACTTTTGACCTCCAAAGATGTATTTAGAATTCCTATTTCTCACAGTACATGGATGCACAATTCAACTGAGCTGTTCTGACTGATTAACAAGAACATACTTGATCTATCTTGCCATGAAACCTAACAGCCGAAATCTCCCAAAAAAGCAATCAAAATGTTAGAATCTTTAGGTTCAAATTTTCCAATGCTTGGTTCTTCTTTGGCCTATATCTTCAGTGATCTCCCATTTAAACAACTACTATCTTTAGCAAAACTAACCTTCAAAGAAGTTTCAAAACACTAAAACCTCAACCTGTGGGACTACCAAGTCTTGTCTTTACAAATGCCTTCTAAAACTCATCCTATACTCCAAAGGACATAATCTTCAAATATACCTTCTCAGTTTCCTTTCCGCACCCCAAATTTCACCCAAGATAATTCAAATTGTAAAAAGGAATATCAACCCTACTGCATCTACGACAAAAGAAACCTTCTTGCCTTATAAAGGACCTTCAATCCCTCACAGTCATCCATTTTCTTCGAAGAACCTTTTGGTAGCTTTGTACTTGTCTAAATCCATCATACTACATCCCCAAGTAAGGATCATGATCTTCACTCGCCTAAGTATACACTTGACCAAACAAATAACAAAACTTTCTACTTCTCTTTTCTTCTATTCATTTCCCATTTTCGTTTCCTAAGTGACCAACTACTCAACTACAACTTCATATCTTAGCACATAAAAATGCAATCTTTTTCCAAACCATGCACAAAACATAATGTACCGATCACTGATTAACGCACTCAGTTCATATCAGCatcaaatcaattaaaatattatCAACAATTCTAAAAGAATCTAAAAATTTTACCTTAGGTGAAGGAGCTTGAGGCTTCTTACTTTTCTTGGCAACAATCTTGGAAAAGTAATAGGAATGGCAAAATCCATATCCTCCAGTATCAGGACCAGCAAAGCCATTGTATGCTGATAAGAAAAGTGAAGTTTTGGCAAGTGATGCTGCAACTTTCATGAGTCCAAGACTATTTCACCAATCTTGAACACCATTTACAGCAAAACTGATGCTCAATCATCTCTGCTTCTCTCAATTATCTTGATTGCACCATACAAAAATGGTATCAGTTAACGATTCTTCTAGTTGTAAGCTATCTTAGTCCCTCTGCAGATATATCCATTGCTAAAAAGAACCCATTAAAATCAAAAGatgggaagaaagaaaaatggagggACTTTCTATTGGTGAAAGCTTCTGTGTCCGGACTACGGTGGTTGTTGGCGTTCATTAGGCCACCCGTTCATTTGGAGCC contains:
- the LOC113764142 gene encoding uncharacterized protein LOC113764142; translated protein: MKVAASLAKTSLFLSAYNGFAGPDTGGYGFCHSYYFSKIVAKKSKKPQAPSPKGSEMPPPRITTNLKQNLQFLRLWKEFQKRKSNTPKPATSYRRKRAEKEEILEEETELYRDPTLSLYYTNQGIETAVPVLLVDGYNVCGYWPKLKKHFTTGRLDIARQKLVDELITFSTLREVKVVVVFDAMMSGLPTHKESFAGIDMVYSSETCADAWIEKEVVALREDGCPKVWVVTSDRSQQHAAYGAGAFVWSSKALVSEIKASQKEMEMMLREHRSTSMQGKLLKHNLDAEVVDALKDLRDKLSENESRR